TCCATCCCTTTGATGGACTGAGGCAGGATTATTCTGAAgctccaggccccacccagccaGAATGTAGCTTTCTATCAGAATTCCCCagtgctcccccctccccacaacccctTCAGAGAAATTGGCTTCTCCATCTCACCCTCACTTGCTGCCGGGACCCCCTTCCTCTGCCTCAAGCTGGTCAGGGCCCAGGGATGTGGACTGGGACATTCACAAGTCTCCTGTGGACCATGGCCCCTGTCCAGGGCTGGACGGGGgatgggggctggaggaggggagcagaAGACAGTTCTAaccagacagggagggagggtggttgACAGAGCCACGGAGCTGACACCATGGAGGCCTCTCTGCAAGGGGTGGGGCAGCACCTCCGCATACACACTCCCCCCAAATCCAGAGACCTCAGTCCCCTAGGTGACCAAAATAGGAGAAAACAGGTCCTTGCAGACTTTGAGACAAAAGAACAGAATTGGGGTGGAATGGGACCTAAGGTCCCTCTAGCCAGGTCCTCCCCAGCCTGTTTTTTGGGCTGCAGAAGAGGACCCTGCCCTGAGGACTGGGAGAGACGAGTCACAGGTGTGTGTAGAGGGCCCAGGTAGCATGTGTCCCCAGCAGAACCAGCCCAGCAACTCTTTCAAGCAGGCCTCAGCACTGACGCAGAGTTGGGCACCCTTCCGGatggatgcacacacacacacacacacacacacacaccatcctgtCAAACATCCTGAGAGCTGAGGGAGGCGGGGTGTGCAGGTGCTAGCAAACCTGAACTGGTCCAGACTCAGCAAAGCTCAGCTTCTGCCACCAGCTGGCTAGGAAGAAATGAGTTCCTTAGGAAGGCTTCCCCAGGATGAGATGGCCagcactttcttttccttcccaggTGCTTTCATCTGATTCTGGATCTTGTGTTTGCACAAAGGGTGGGGTGGGACTAGGAGGCTGGAAAATCTGTGCTTGGTTTTTTCTCAGGGGTCCCACCCAGGTTAGGGGGAACTAATTGTCCTCAGACACAGCCGGCCCTTGTGCTGGTGAGGAGAGGGCAGCCCTAAAAGTCTGGGCAGGGGCTTTCAGGTCCTCACGACATTAGCATTTTATTCTTACTATCACCGCTACCATGGGTGGCCTAGGTGGGTATCCAGCAGTCCTCACTCCCACCAGGCTCAAACAGCTCCTCGACTTCCCCTCTCGTGGGAATAGCTACCATTCCCAAAGCTGGATGAGTCATGGCTTAGTCACAGGTGCCAGGCTGGCTCAAtccagcccagcctccccagcaCCAGTCACTGCCATTGCTGCCAGTGAGCTGCAGTCAGCAGGACTGAGCACAGGGAAGTGGTTTAAGGCCAGGAGGAAATTACTTTCCATTCTCACTGTGTTGTGGGGGCGGGGTGAGGAGAAAATCAGACTAACCACCTGAGTGCTGGGCATGGACACAGAATGCTCTTTGAGGACTTACTTATATAGACCTAAGAGGTGTCCCCAAGGGCAAGGACCTAGGAGCAGCTCACACCAGCAAAACTTGAAGTTAACTCTGCAAGGACCAGCTAGTATCTGGGGCCAgaggatgaggggaggggaggaaagtggGAGAAAGAAGGgctcccctgccaaaaaaaaaacctggcagAGATTAGGCAATAgcatgggttttgtttttttttttttttttaactataatctCCACCAGCAGTCCCATAAACACAATCAATTTTTTAGAGAAGTGCTTGCTTTGCAAATTCAGCTTCAGGATAagtccctcctccctacccctgcCTGCCCATATAGAAATCTTGGACTATCCCTGGGGCTCGGtaaggagagaaaaatgccaGACCAAGGTTAGAGCTACAGTATCATCAGTCTTTAATAACTTATAAGCAAAtgctaaaaaataattaataataatagagGACACACATGGCTTATAAAAATGGTTGTGAATCTACAAAGGTAAGGAGGAATTCTTGGCACTTTCATACACATACAAAAACATAGAGTATTGTGACTGGCACCCCTAGAAAAGCAACCTGGGGAGACTCCAGTTGGGGAGCGGTGAGAGCCGAGAGCTAGTTGTTATTCATTCCAAATGTATCCTCCCAGCAACTTTCCTTTGCCCTCCCCAACACAGCTAATCAAAAagccagagaagaaaaacaggaaacaggGTCgaggtagagtcagtttacaTTTAAGTCTCCACAGTCCTGCAGCCTTCACTTCTCCAGAAGTAAGGATGAGGGGTGGTTGCGAGAAGACACCTCATCTCCCATCACGCTCCCCCAGTGCTGCCCCAAAACAGGACCCCCAGTGTGCAGCTTGGTCCTTCATTGAGGTGGACAGGTCCTGCACCCTGGTTCTGAGTGAGGGGTCCAACAGGCTCTGCCTGGCTGTCCAAGTGTAGAGACCCCTCCGGAGAGGACGGGGCAGCCTCAGGTCACCGTCTCTTCTTGCCCACCCGTGCAGCCTTCTTTCTCTTGAGGATCATCTCATACAGGCGCTCGAGGCCTGGCTGTAGGCCCAGCCCGTCCACAGCACTGCAGCCCTGCACGTGGGTGAGTGTGGCAGCAGCCAGTTCCCGGACTGCCAGCCTCTTCTCCACCTCGGCTGCACTCAGTGCCCCAGGCTGATCCTGCTTGTTGGCCAGCACCAGCACAGGCACACCTTGGTTGTCCGAGGCCCGGCTGATTCGGTGTAGCTCCACCTtggcctcctccagcctctcagcCTCAGCAGCATCCACCACAAACACCAGCCCGTCTGTCCGGCGTGTGTAGGAGCGCCACAGCGGTCGAAGCTTCTCCTGTCCCCCAACGTCCCACACTTGGAAGGTGATGCCACGGGACCCTCCCAGGGGCACCCGGATCTTCTCTGTGTTGAAGCCTTTGGTGGGGACACTCTGGACAAACTCCTTGAACTTGAGACGATAAAGAAGGGAAGTCTTTCCAGCCGAGTCCAGCCCAATGACCACAACGTGCAGGGCCTGGAAGTGGGGCAAGAAGGAGGCGGTGGGCGCCATCTCAGTCAGGTGGTTCCCCATGATGAACTCTGGCTAAGGTGCAGGTCTTGGGGCTAAcagtagaggcagggaggaggccttGAAACTGCAGGCTCTGGGGACCACAGCTGGGTTATCTGAACAGGGAAAGgtcatgagagaaaaaaaaagaggagatgtttaataataaacatgaaatttgCAACTCTCGATCATTTCCTAAATCAGctgtccattttttcttttttctttaagcagCTGCAGGTAAAACAGAGACTCTCCTGTACTTCCCCCTCTCTGGGGCCCCTGTCAGGAGCGATGAGACCTAGAGAAACCCCCAGGTCCCAGGACACGGAGGATGGGGAGAGACGCCTCCATCCAGCGGCGGATGGTCAGCTTCCGAGCTTGTGGAGCGATAACAGGCACCGCGAACCCTGTTGCCTAGGCGAGAATCCTCGGGGGAACGTGCGAGTGGGGCAGCGGCTCCAAATTAAGAATCAGGCTGCGAGCGCTGAGACCCGAGAGTAAGGCCCACTCCCACCC
This is a stretch of genomic DNA from Camelus bactrianus isolate YW-2024 breed Bactrian camel chromosome 16, ASM4877302v1, whole genome shotgun sequence. It encodes these proteins:
- the ARL4D gene encoding ADP-ribosylation factor-like protein 4D; the protein is MGNHLTEMAPTASFLPHFQALHVVVIGLDSAGKTSLLYRLKFKEFVQSVPTKGFNTEKIRVPLGGSRGITFQVWDVGGQEKLRPLWRSYTRRTDGLVFVVDAAEAERLEEAKVELHRISRASDNQGVPVLVLANKQDQPGALSAAEVEKRLAVRELAAATLTHVQGCSAVDGLGLQPGLERLYEMILKRKKAARVGKKRR